The Oharaeibacter diazotrophicus genome includes a window with the following:
- a CDS encoding UDP-glucose dehydrogenase family protein, which translates to MRIAMIGSGYVGLVSGACFADFGHDVVCIDKAAEKIEALKNNRIPIFEPGLDALVKSNVDAGRLSFTTDLAEPVAAADVVFIAVGTPSRRGDGHADLSYVYGAAREIARAIKGFTVVVTKSTVPVGTGDEVERIIREENPEADVAVVSNPEFLREGAAIGDFKRPDRIVVGIEDERAREPMTEVYRPLYLNQAPLLFTSRRTSELIKYAANAFLAMKITFINEIADLCEHVGADVQQVARGIGLDNRIGSKFLHAGPGYGGSCFPKDTLALVKTAQDYASPIRLIETTVSINDQRKRAMARKVIQAVGGDARGKTIAVLGLTFKPNTDDMRDAPSLSIIQALQDAGAVIRAYDPEGMEPAKAMLSGVSYGTSAYDVAEGADAVVIVTEWDVFRALDFPRLKSIVKAPVFVDLRNVYPREEVERHGFAFTGVGRATKPAAGGA; encoded by the coding sequence ATGCGCATTGCGATGATCGGGTCTGGTTACGTCGGTCTGGTCTCCGGGGCGTGCTTCGCCGATTTCGGCCACGACGTCGTCTGCATCGACAAGGCGGCCGAGAAGATCGAAGCCCTGAAGAACAATAGGATCCCGATCTTCGAGCCGGGCCTCGACGCCTTGGTGAAGAGCAACGTCGACGCCGGCCGCCTGTCGTTCACGACCGACCTCGCCGAGCCCGTCGCCGCCGCCGACGTGGTGTTCATCGCCGTCGGCACGCCGTCGCGCCGCGGCGACGGCCATGCGGACCTCTCCTACGTCTACGGAGCCGCGCGCGAAATCGCCCGTGCGATCAAGGGCTTCACCGTGGTCGTCACCAAGTCGACCGTGCCGGTCGGCACCGGTGACGAGGTCGAGCGCATCATCCGCGAGGAGAACCCGGAGGCCGACGTCGCCGTCGTCTCCAATCCGGAGTTCCTGCGCGAGGGCGCCGCGATCGGCGACTTCAAGCGCCCGGACCGCATCGTGGTCGGCATCGAGGACGAGCGCGCCCGCGAGCCGATGACCGAGGTCTACCGCCCGCTCTACCTCAATCAGGCGCCGCTGCTGTTCACCAGCCGCCGCACCTCAGAGCTGATCAAGTACGCCGCCAACGCCTTCCTCGCGATGAAGATCACCTTCATCAACGAGATCGCGGACCTCTGCGAGCACGTCGGCGCCGACGTCCAGCAGGTCGCGCGCGGCATCGGCCTCGACAACCGCATCGGCTCGAAGTTCCTGCACGCCGGCCCGGGCTACGGCGGCTCGTGCTTCCCGAAGGACACGCTGGCCCTCGTCAAGACCGCGCAGGACTACGCCAGCCCGATCCGCCTGATCGAGACCACGGTCAGCATCAACGACCAGCGCAAGCGCGCGATGGCGCGCAAGGTGATCCAGGCCGTCGGCGGCGACGCCCGCGGCAAGACGATCGCCGTGCTCGGCCTCACCTTCAAGCCGAACACCGACGACATGCGCGACGCCCCGTCGCTGTCGATCATCCAGGCGCTGCAGGACGCCGGCGCGGTGATCCGCGCCTACGACCCGGAGGGCATGGAGCCGGCCAAGGCGATGCTGTCGGGCGTCTCCTACGGCACGTCGGCCTACGACGTCGCCGAGGGCGCCGACGCGGTGGTGATCGTGACCGAGTGGGACGTGTTCCGCGCCCTCGACTTCCCGCGCCTCAAGAGCATCGTCAAGGCGCCGGTGTTCGTCGACCTGCGCAACGTCTACCCGCGCGAGGAGGTCGAGCGCCACGGCTTCGCCTTCACCGGGGTCGGCCGCGCCACCAAGCCGGCGGCGGGCGGCGCGTGA
- the guaD gene encoding guanine deaminase, which translates to MTITSRRILRGRILSFLRRPAGVGDASSYRHLADGVVVVEDGRIVAVADAGEIDAFRTAGCVVDDHRGKLILPGFVDTHIHFPQTRVIASYGEQLLEWLSKYTFPAEMRYADRGHAEAGARFFLDELARNGTTTAVVYGSVHREAIEAFFEESERRGTLMLAGKTMMDRGAPAPLTDTAESGYRDTTALVKAWHRRGRQRVVVTPRFAITSTPAQLEAAGALARENPDCLVQTHMSENRAEIAYTAELYPERAGYLDVYDHYGLVGPRTLLGHCIHLRPDEIERMSEAGAVAVFCPTSNLFIGSGLFDHDGLEKGPHPVRIGLATDVGGGTDYSMLRTAAEAYKIMQLRGQKLSALSAFDRMTRANAEVIGEADEIGRIEPGLAADLVVLDSRATPAMAHRMEAVDGDLEEELFVLMTLGDDRAVAATYVAGRPVGAR; encoded by the coding sequence ATGACAATCACTTCCCGCCGTATCCTGCGCGGCCGAATCCTGAGCTTCCTGCGCCGTCCCGCCGGCGTCGGCGACGCCTCCAGCTACCGCCATCTCGCCGACGGCGTCGTCGTGGTCGAGGACGGGCGCATCGTCGCCGTGGCGGACGCCGGTGAGATCGACGCGTTCCGCACCGCCGGATGCGTCGTCGACGACCACCGCGGCAAACTGATCCTGCCGGGCTTCGTCGACACCCACATCCACTTCCCGCAGACGCGGGTGATCGCCAGCTACGGCGAACAGTTGCTCGAGTGGCTGTCGAAATACACCTTCCCGGCCGAAATGCGCTACGCCGACCGCGGCCACGCCGAGGCCGGCGCGCGCTTCTTCCTGGACGAGCTCGCCCGCAACGGCACCACCACCGCCGTGGTCTACGGCTCGGTGCACCGCGAGGCGATCGAGGCCTTCTTCGAGGAGAGCGAGCGGCGCGGCACGCTGATGCTCGCCGGCAAGACGATGATGGACCGCGGCGCGCCGGCGCCGCTGACCGACACCGCCGAGAGCGGCTATCGCGACACCACCGCACTCGTGAAGGCCTGGCACCGGCGCGGCCGCCAGCGCGTGGTGGTGACGCCGCGCTTCGCCATCACCTCGACGCCGGCGCAGTTGGAGGCGGCGGGCGCCCTCGCCCGCGAGAACCCGGACTGCCTCGTGCAGACCCACATGTCGGAGAACCGCGCCGAGATCGCCTACACCGCCGAGCTCTATCCCGAGCGCGCCGGCTATCTCGACGTCTACGACCACTACGGCCTCGTCGGCCCGCGCACGCTCCTCGGCCACTGCATCCATCTCCGACCCGACGAGATCGAGCGGATGAGCGAAGCGGGGGCGGTCGCGGTGTTCTGCCCGACCTCCAACCTCTTCATCGGCTCGGGCCTGTTCGACCACGACGGCCTCGAGAAGGGACCGCACCCGGTACGGATCGGCCTCGCCACCGACGTCGGCGGCGGCACCGACTACTCGATGCTGCGCACCGCGGCCGAGGCCTACAAGATCATGCAGTTGCGCGGGCAGAAGCTGTCGGCGCTGTCGGCCTTCGACCGCATGACCCGGGCCAACGCCGAGGTGATCGGCGAAGCGGATGAGATCGGCCGGATCGAGCCGGGCCTCGCCGCCGACCTCGTCGTGCTCGATTCCCGCGCCACCCCCGCCATGGCCCATCGGATGGAGGCCGTCGACGGCGACCTCGAGGAGGAGCTCTTCGTGCTGATGACCCTCGGCGACGACCGGGCCGTGGCCGCCACCTACGTGGCCGGACGCCCCGTCGGCGCGCGCTGA
- a CDS encoding LacI family DNA-binding transcriptional regulator, giving the protein MPSKIADVARRAGVSTATVSRTLSAPDMVRPETRQRVMAAVAALDYTPNVAARNLRSGSTNTVLVVLPKLANGFFGEVVRGVEAELAREGYGLIVSDLDDVEEREQHVIRLVAAGHVDGVLLFSGRMPRSGGRSLACFGLPVVAANARIDHPGVPNVLVDERPASAAQVRHLHGLGHRRIGYLASLPGNVNDVPRWAGFLDGLAEVGLPTERALRFEGDYSFASGARSAAAFLAMSPDERPTGIASGSDEMAIAFMNRIRAAGVRVPEEVSVIGFDGIEFGAYCEPGLTTMRQPQRPVGVAAARKLLEGLDGAPEFRLDVELGTELVLRGSTAPPPRA; this is encoded by the coding sequence ATGCCGAGCAAGATCGCTGACGTCGCGCGCCGTGCCGGCGTCTCCACGGCGACCGTCAGCCGTACGCTGTCCGCTCCCGACATGGTGCGGCCGGAGACCCGGCAACGCGTGATGGCCGCGGTGGCGGCGCTCGACTACACGCCCAACGTCGCCGCCCGCAACCTGCGCTCCGGCTCGACCAACACCGTGCTGGTGGTACTGCCCAAGCTCGCGAACGGCTTCTTCGGCGAGGTGGTGCGCGGCGTCGAGGCGGAGCTGGCGCGCGAGGGCTACGGGCTGATCGTCAGCGACCTCGACGACGTCGAGGAGCGCGAGCAGCACGTGATCCGGCTGGTCGCCGCCGGTCACGTCGACGGCGTGCTGCTGTTCTCCGGCCGGATGCCGCGCTCGGGCGGGCGCAGCCTCGCCTGCTTCGGGCTGCCCGTGGTGGCCGCCAACGCCCGGATCGACCATCCGGGCGTGCCCAACGTCCTCGTCGACGAGCGTCCCGCCTCGGCGGCGCAGGTGCGCCACCTCCACGGGCTCGGCCACCGCCGCATCGGCTATCTCGCTTCGCTGCCCGGCAACGTCAACGACGTCCCGCGCTGGGCCGGCTTCCTCGACGGCCTCGCCGAGGTCGGGCTGCCGACGGAGCGGGCGCTTCGCTTCGAGGGCGACTATTCCTTCGCGTCCGGCGCCCGCAGCGCCGCCGCCTTCCTGGCGATGTCGCCCGACGAACGCCCGACCGGCATCGCCTCGGGATCCGACGAGATGGCGATCGCGTTCATGAACAGGATCCGGGCCGCCGGCGTCCGCGTTCCCGAGGAGGTCTCGGTGATCGGTTTCGACGGCATCGAGTTCGGCGCCTACTGCGAACCCGGCTTGACCACCATGCGCCAGCCGCAGCGCCCCGTCGGCGTCGCGGCGGCGCGCAAGTTGCTCGAAGGGCTCGACGGTGCGCCGGAGTTCCGGCTCGACGTCGAACTCGGGACGGAACTGGTACTGCGGGGCAGCACGGCTCCGCCGCCGCGGGCCTGA
- a CDS encoding sensor histidine kinase gives MEIDGPGDSSREFRRAALGLGLVYWAGVFVSSSFLWGLAGTDPITSAPGKLAYMALCSGVTTVIALVLMRVTTLSFPAKAALCFVLAHLAGPVGVAINFGIYVVCVWPQPVVFDLHAAALDMVDTTAGFFGWACLFMALLYSFEVRDRERRLAAVREEALAAQMRALRYQVNPHFLFNTLNSIAGLVEEGAAERAGRMVMSLSTFLRTTLAVDPFDDVPLADEIALQAGYLAIERERFSDRLRLGVDAPPDLMDALVPSLILQPLVENAVKHGVGATAGSVEIALAARRSAGRLQLIVENDMPAAPCDAPPGIGLGLRNVADRLAARFPGDAAFSAGPVAPGRWRAVVDLPWRAA, from the coding sequence ATGGAAATCGACGGTCCGGGAGATTCGTCGCGCGAGTTCCGCCGCGCGGCGCTCGGACTCGGGCTCGTCTACTGGGCGGGCGTGTTCGTGAGCTCCAGCTTCCTCTGGGGTCTCGCCGGAACCGATCCGATCACCTCGGCTCCGGGCAAGCTCGCCTACATGGCGCTCTGCTCCGGCGTCACCACGGTGATCGCGCTGGTGCTGATGCGGGTGACGACGCTCTCCTTCCCCGCCAAGGCGGCCCTCTGCTTCGTGCTGGCGCACCTCGCCGGTCCGGTCGGGGTCGCGATCAACTTCGGGATCTACGTGGTTTGCGTGTGGCCGCAGCCGGTGGTCTTCGACCTCCACGCAGCCGCCCTCGACATGGTCGACACCACCGCGGGCTTCTTCGGCTGGGCCTGCCTGTTCATGGCGCTGCTCTACAGCTTCGAGGTGCGCGACCGCGAGCGGCGCCTCGCCGCCGTGCGCGAGGAGGCGCTGGCGGCGCAGATGCGCGCGCTGCGCTACCAGGTAAACCCGCACTTCCTGTTCAACACCCTGAACTCGATCGCCGGCCTGGTCGAGGAGGGTGCCGCCGAGCGTGCCGGCCGGATGGTGATGTCGCTGTCGACCTTCCTGCGCACGACGCTCGCGGTCGACCCGTTCGACGACGTGCCGCTCGCCGACGAGATCGCGCTCCAGGCCGGCTATCTCGCGATCGAGCGCGAGCGCTTCTCCGACCGCCTCCGCCTCGGCGTCGACGCTCCGCCCGACCTGATGGACGCGCTGGTGCCCAGCCTGATCCTGCAGCCGCTGGTCGAGAACGCGGTCAAGCACGGCGTCGGCGCCACCGCCGGCTCGGTCGAGATCGCGCTCGCGGCGCGCCGCTCCGCCGGCCGGCTGCAGTTGATCGTCGAGAACGACATGCCCGCGGCCCCCTGCGACGCGCCGCCCGGCATCGGCCTCGGGCTGCGCAACGTCGCCGACCGGCTGGCGGCGCGCTTTCCGGGCGATGCCGCCTTCAGCGCCGGACCGGTGGCGCCCGGCCGCTGGCGCGCCGTCGTCGACCTGCCGTGGCGGGCGGCATGA
- a CDS encoding heavy metal translocating P-type ATPase, producing the protein MAMETVVPGDAPGTGTDHDDDDDVRAFSPMALARIAVTFAAGVLVWLDVHEPWVRLDVIGVAGLVFGGWPIFREAWSSLMERRMTMELSMVIAIAAAASIAEFLTALVILVFVLVAEELEHLTVARGRSAIHALTDVMPRTARARRAGAVVTVAVDDLVAGDRVLVAPGEAIPVDGAVVDGRSHVDQSRITGESMPAAKGAGDPVYAGSVNQAGAIEIVVERVGADTSYGRIVEAVERAGRSRAPVHRLADRLAGQLVWFAFASAAVTFLVTRDIHDTISVVIVAGACGVAAGTPLAILGGIGRSARLGAVVKGGLHLENLSRVDTVVVDKTGTLTFGEPSVGAVLPEGGTDADTLLALAAAAEARSEHPLARAVVRAAAARGLAPLEAETFDNTVGLGIRAVVDGRRVLCGNRRLLEADGVEVPPIERDAASSQVLVAIDGRFAGRILVADAVRPEAAGAVRALGAMGIRTVLLTGDVPAVAEAVAGALGIAEVGAEMLPEDKLARIEALTAAGRVVAMVGDGVNDAPALIRATVGVAMGSGTDVARESADVLLIGNDLARFVETIEVARRTRRVIMQNFAGTLTVDLLGIALAATGHLDPMLAAFVHVSSELVFLLNSARLLPGRDRGAPRTPGATYGLPSAVRNR; encoded by the coding sequence ATGGCGATGGAAACCGTCGTTCCCGGGGACGCACCGGGAACTGGCACCGACCACGACGACGACGACGACGTCCGCGCCTTCTCGCCGATGGCGCTCGCGCGGATCGCCGTCACCTTCGCCGCCGGCGTGCTGGTCTGGCTCGACGTCCACGAGCCCTGGGTCCGGCTCGACGTGATCGGCGTCGCCGGCCTCGTCTTCGGCGGCTGGCCGATCTTCCGCGAGGCGTGGTCGAGCCTGATGGAACGGCGCATGACCATGGAACTCTCCATGGTCATCGCGATCGCCGCCGCCGCCTCGATCGCCGAGTTCCTGACCGCGCTCGTCATCCTGGTGTTCGTGCTGGTGGCCGAGGAACTCGAGCACCTGACCGTCGCCCGCGGCCGCAGCGCCATCCACGCGCTCACCGACGTGATGCCGCGCACCGCCAGGGCGCGGCGCGCGGGCGCCGTCGTCACGGTCGCGGTCGACGACCTCGTGGCGGGCGACCGCGTGCTGGTGGCACCGGGCGAGGCGATCCCGGTCGACGGCGCCGTCGTCGACGGCCGTTCCCACGTCGACCAGTCGCGTATCACCGGCGAGTCGATGCCGGCCGCCAAGGGGGCCGGCGACCCGGTCTACGCCGGTTCGGTCAACCAGGCCGGCGCGATCGAGATCGTGGTCGAGCGGGTCGGCGCCGACACCAGCTACGGCCGTATCGTCGAAGCGGTGGAGCGCGCCGGCCGCAGCCGCGCGCCTGTGCATCGCCTCGCCGATCGTCTGGCCGGACAACTGGTCTGGTTCGCCTTCGCCTCGGCCGCGGTCACCTTCCTGGTGACGCGCGACATCCACGACACCATCTCGGTGGTGATCGTCGCCGGCGCCTGCGGCGTCGCCGCCGGCACGCCGCTCGCGATCCTCGGCGGCATCGGCCGTTCCGCCCGGCTCGGGGCCGTGGTCAAGGGCGGTCTGCACCTCGAGAACCTCTCCAGGGTCGACACCGTGGTGGTCGACAAGACCGGCACGCTGACCTTCGGCGAACCGTCGGTCGGCGCCGTGCTGCCGGAGGGCGGCACCGACGCAGACACCCTGCTCGCCCTCGCCGCCGCCGCCGAAGCCCGCTCGGAACATCCGCTCGCCCGCGCCGTGGTGCGCGCCGCGGCGGCGCGCGGTCTCGCCCCCCTCGAGGCGGAGACCTTCGACAACACCGTCGGCCTCGGCATCCGCGCCGTCGTCGACGGCCGGCGCGTCCTCTGCGGCAACCGCCGCCTGCTCGAGGCCGACGGCGTCGAGGTGCCGCCGATCGAGCGCGACGCGGCGTCCTCGCAGGTGCTGGTCGCGATCGACGGCCGCTTCGCCGGGCGGATCCTGGTCGCGGACGCGGTCAGGCCCGAGGCGGCCGGCGCGGTCCGCGCCCTCGGCGCCATGGGCATCCGCACGGTCCTGCTCACCGGCGACGTGCCGGCGGTGGCCGAGGCGGTCGCGGGCGCGCTCGGCATCGCAGAGGTCGGCGCGGAGATGCTGCCGGAGGACAAGCTCGCCCGGATCGAGGCGCTGACCGCGGCGGGCCGCGTGGTGGCGATGGTCGGCGACGGCGTCAACGACGCCCCGGCGCTGATCCGCGCGACGGTCGGCGTCGCGATGGGTTCGGGCACCGACGTCGCCCGGGAGAGCGCCGACGTGCTGCTGATCGGCAACGACCTCGCCCGTTTCGTCGAGACCATCGAGGTCGCCCGCCGCACCCGGCGCGTGATCATGCAGAACTTCGCGGGCACGCTGACGGTCGATCTCCTCGGCATCGCCCTCGCCGCCACCGGCCACCTCGACCCGATGCTGGCCGCCTTCGTCCACGTCTCGTCGGAGCTGGTCTTCCTGCTCAACTCCGCCCGGTTGCTGCCCGGCCGGGACCGCGGCGCGCCCCGGACTCCGGGCGCGACTTACGGCTTGCCATCCGCAGTGCGGAATCGATAA
- a CDS encoding carboxypeptidase regulatory-like domain-containing protein, with amino-acid sequence MQRPLAVAAVVALALVLVGCEGTGGDAQVSDAGGGAAAGPSDFVGVRGRVLTSDGAPVAGAVVAAAALPGTTAAVPELGVITGPDGSYAWPLPPGRFQLSVQGEQAVAAVSVAVEPGKATEADIRF; translated from the coding sequence GTGCAACGCCCGCTCGCCGTCGCGGCCGTGGTCGCGCTGGCGCTGGTCCTCGTGGGCTGCGAAGGGACCGGCGGCGATGCGCAGGTCTCCGATGCGGGCGGCGGCGCCGCGGCCGGCCCGTCCGATTTCGTCGGCGTGCGCGGCCGGGTGCTCACGAGCGACGGCGCCCCCGTCGCCGGGGCCGTCGTCGCGGCGGCCGCCTTGCCGGGGACGACCGCCGCCGTTCCCGAACTCGGTGTGATCACCGGTCCCGACGGCAGCTACGCGTGGCCGCTGCCCCCGGGCAGGTTCCAGCTCTCGGTCCAGGGCGAGCAGGCGGTCGCCGCGGTCTCCGTCGCGGTCGAGCCGGGAAAGGCCACCGAGGCCGACATCCGCTTCTGA
- a CDS encoding trypsin-like serine peptidase: protein MPSAVGAARGLASFAGTGGGSSGGSGGVVVSPGASDPLDGFSAPGSVIGSDGRTQITATTTFPYRAIVEILFKQTAGGGYYGCTGWMIGKDTLATAGHCVHKGSGGSAGFYDRTTYILTPGRNAATKPYGTCKARRLYTVAGWANSNDTNYDYGAIKLDCTVGTKTGWFGFYWQSASLTGSPATVTGYPCDKPSGTMWTMSGTVASTQTRKITYTMDTYGCQSGSPVWRVHPSYGRAAMAIHTNGGSSSNSGTRLTEAAVANLRSWRDAP, encoded by the coding sequence GTGCCGTCCGCCGTCGGCGCCGCCCGCGGCCTGGCGTCCTTCGCCGGCACCGGCGGTGGTTCGTCGGGTGGTTCGGGCGGCGTCGTCGTCTCCCCGGGTGCGAGCGATCCCCTCGACGGCTTCTCCGCGCCGGGGTCCGTGATCGGATCCGACGGCCGTACGCAGATCACGGCGACCACCACGTTCCCGTACCGGGCGATCGTCGAGATCCTGTTCAAGCAGACCGCCGGCGGCGGCTACTACGGCTGCACCGGCTGGATGATCGGCAAGGATACGCTGGCGACCGCCGGTCACTGCGTCCACAAGGGCTCGGGCGGCTCGGCCGGCTTCTACGACCGCACGACCTACATCCTGACGCCCGGCCGCAACGCCGCGACCAAGCCCTACGGCACCTGCAAGGCGCGCCGGCTCTACACGGTCGCCGGCTGGGCCAATAGCAACGACACCAACTACGACTACGGTGCGATCAAGCTCGACTGCACGGTCGGCACCAAGACGGGCTGGTTCGGCTTCTACTGGCAGAGCGCGAGCCTGACCGGGTCGCCCGCCACGGTCACCGGCTATCCCTGCGACAAGCCGAGCGGCACCATGTGGACGATGTCCGGCACCGTGGCGTCCACGCAGACCCGCAAGATCACCTACACGATGGACACCTACGGCTGCCAGAGCGGCAGCCCGGTGTGGCGCGTCCATCCGAGCTACGGCCGAGCCGCGATGGCGATCCACACCAACGGCGGCAGCTCGTCCAACTCCGGTACGCGCCTGACGGAAGCCGCCGTCGCCAACCTCCGGTCCTGGCGCGACGCGCCGTGA
- a CDS encoding class I SAM-dependent methyltransferase produces the protein MDDGTASWLDLREEADRAARDPALAAAAAAFADAAEGTATIVDLGAGTGAMLRALAPLLERPARWRLVDDDPALAAVAAARHPEVETVTMALAGNVLFPFADATLVTTADLVGDVPESFVARLVASLASRRAGFYAAGVFDGTVVFEPPHALDEAVVAAHDRFLRADDGGGPALGATAVEVLARTLDRAGYAVSVAKTPWRLGPDDGALAGVLLRRLADAAAETLEREAVGDWLAFRLEAAETTDGRVTVGHDDLFAKPL, from the coding sequence ATGGACGACGGCACGGCCAGTTGGCTCGATCTGCGCGAGGAGGCCGACCGGGCGGCGCGCGACCCCGCGCTCGCGGCGGCGGCCGCCGCCTTCGCCGACGCGGCCGAGGGTACCGCGACCATCGTCGACCTCGGCGCCGGCACCGGCGCGATGCTGCGCGCGCTGGCGCCCCTGCTCGAGCGACCGGCGCGCTGGCGCCTCGTCGACGACGACCCCGCCCTCGCCGCGGTCGCCGCGGCCCGGCATCCCGAGGTCGAGACGGTGACGATGGCGCTCGCCGGCAACGTGCTGTTTCCCTTTGCCGACGCCACGCTGGTGACCACCGCCGACCTCGTCGGCGACGTTCCGGAGAGCTTCGTCGCCCGGCTGGTCGCCTCGCTGGCGTCGCGCCGCGCCGGCTTCTACGCCGCCGGCGTGTTCGACGGCACCGTGGTCTTCGAGCCGCCGCACGCACTGGACGAGGCCGTCGTCGCGGCGCACGACCGCTTCCTGCGCGCCGACGATGGCGGTGGGCCGGCGCTCGGCGCGACCGCCGTCGAGGTTCTCGCCCGCACGCTCGACCGCGCCGGCTACGCCGTCTCAGTGGCGAAGACGCCGTGGCGACTCGGACCCGACGACGGCGCGCTCGCCGGCGTGCTGCTGCGCCGGCTCGCCGACGCCGCCGCGGAGACGCTGGAGCGCGAGGCGGTCGGCGACTGGCTCGCCTTCCGGCTCGAGGCGGCCGAGACCACGGACGGACGCGTCACCGTCGGCCACGACGACCTGTTCGCAAAGCCGCTCTGA
- a CDS encoding LuxR C-terminal-related transcriptional regulator codes for MAVAGAVFRITIETDDPALAAAIRARLPEAAKVGLRRLRRAPDLDRLTARQREVLDLLLERRSNKEIGRLLGLSPFTVRNHVSDLFAALGVSSREAVRALVGKP; via the coding sequence GTGGCCGTGGCCGGGGCGGTGTTCCGCATCACGATCGAGACCGACGATCCCGCCCTCGCGGCGGCGATCCGTGCCCGGCTGCCCGAGGCCGCAAAGGTGGGGCTGCGGCGGTTGAGGCGCGCGCCCGACCTCGACCGGCTCACCGCCCGCCAGCGCGAGGTGCTCGACCTGCTGCTCGAGCGTCGGTCGAACAAGGAGATCGGGCGCCTGCTCGGCCTGTCGCCGTTCACCGTCCGCAACCACGTCTCGGACCTGTTCGCGGCGCTCGGCGTGTCCTCGCGCGAGGCGGTGCGCGCCCTCGTCGGGAAGCCGTGA
- a CDS encoding NAD-dependent epimerase/dehydratase family protein: protein MRFLVTGTAGFIGFHLARRLLDDGHVVVGFDGMTPYYDVALKHERHAMLATREGFTAVEGMLEDMDALRRAADLAKADVIVHLAAQAGVRYSIENPRAYVDSNLIGSFNLLEIARETAPRHLLLASTSSVYGSNLVIPFAETDRADEPMTIYAASKKAMEAMAHAYAHLHAIPTTAFRFFTVYGPWGRPDMALFKFVDAILAGRPIDVYGEGRMQRDFTYVDDLIEAVVRLIDVVPGPDNRVTATGVVDTLSHVAPFRVVNLGGGQPIGLVDFVDTVEAAVGRTAVRNMLPMQPGDVPRTFAAADLLKALTGYVPSTPLADGVAAFVSWYRDWRGV, encoded by the coding sequence ATGCGCTTCCTCGTCACCGGGACCGCCGGTTTCATCGGCTTCCACCTCGCCCGCAGGCTGCTCGACGACGGCCACGTCGTCGTCGGCTTCGACGGCATGACGCCCTACTACGACGTGGCGCTCAAGCACGAGCGCCATGCCATGCTCGCGACGCGCGAGGGCTTCACCGCCGTCGAGGGCATGCTGGAGGACATGGACGCGCTGCGGCGCGCGGCGGACCTGGCGAAGGCGGACGTGATCGTGCATCTCGCCGCCCAGGCGGGGGTGCGCTACAGCATCGAAAATCCCCGGGCCTACGTCGACAGCAACCTGATCGGCTCGTTCAACCTGCTCGAGATCGCCCGCGAGACGGCGCCGCGGCACCTGCTGCTGGCCTCGACCAGTTCGGTCTACGGCTCGAACCTCGTCATCCCCTTCGCCGAGACCGACCGCGCCGACGAGCCGATGACGATCTACGCCGCCTCCAAGAAGGCGATGGAGGCGATGGCGCACGCCTACGCCCATCTCCACGCCATTCCGACGACGGCGTTCCGTTTCTTCACCGTCTACGGTCCGTGGGGCCGGCCGGACATGGCGCTGTTCAAGTTCGTCGACGCCATCCTCGCCGGACGGCCGATCGACGTCTACGGCGAAGGCCGGATGCAGCGCGACTTCACCTACGTCGACGACCTGATCGAAGCGGTCGTCCGCCTGATCGACGTGGTGCCCGGGCCGGACAACCGTGTCACCGCCACCGGCGTCGTCGACACGCTGTCGCACGTGGCGCCGTTCCGCGTCGTCAACCTCGGCGGCGGCCAGCCGATCGGCCTCGTCGACTTCGTCGACACCGTCGAGGCCGCCGTCGGCCGGACCGCGGTGCGCAACATGCTGCCGATGCAGCCGGGCGACGTGCCGCGCACCTTCGCCGCGGCCGACCTCCTGAAGGCGCTGACCGGCTACGTGCCGTCGACGCCGCTCGCCGACGGCGTCGCCGCCTTCGTGTCCTGGTACCGGGACTGGCGCGGGGTGTGA